GGTCTCAGGTAAACAGCAGAGCCTggaaaatatacatttacaaataaaccTTTGCATTTAATGGAACAATCAGTGGTTCATCAGGACTATTCCAGTTCAGTTTTCAGGATCCCTGCACATTACACTAATAATCAGATTAATAAAAACATCACTGCTGCAAAATGAGGGGAAACTTCAGTATGACTGAGAGTTCTCTTACTGTAACAGGTGAGTTAATGTAAAATGATATGCAAGAAATAAATACCTGTGCTTTTTACACACATGCTGTCCTGCACTCCCATGAAGAGACTGGGCTACATTGCACAAATCTAAGCTTCAGAGGTCCAGATTTAAAATCCAGATTTTAGTTATGAAAGCTCAAACTTTAAAACTACAGTCCTACATTTTCCATAAccattacctccgccaaggagattactgttatgttttcggtcgcgttggtttgtttgtctgtctgtctgtctgcctgtttgtttgtcagcaggattactccaaaagttatgaacggatttcgatgaaattttgtggagtggttagaaatgacaagaggaagaagtgattaaattttggcagtGATCCAGATcatgatctggatccaggaattttttttaaggattcttcactattgcgagAAATGGgattattgttgtctgggaaagatgaaagattatttcacagtatttagatacatgtattacagcgtcagtgaccctgtggccttggcggaggtttgcgctctctgagtgcttctagttagcTCTCCTTTGCCTGTCAACCTTCAACAGaggtggactttttttttcttcagtgagcAGCtacttaacaaaataaaagcctatggtgtgtttgtttatggcAGCCCCATCTGTATAAGCAAATAATGAGTGTGAGTTTCCAAAAAATGTATCATCTGGTCTACAGTGATTTGTAAGGCAGGAAAAAAGGCACAATTAACATGTTTCTTTGCCACATCTATAAAAATTCTCCCTAAATACATATTTCCACCAGCTGCTTCTATGATCCCACTACagttaaatgtttcattttttatatCCATAAAATTCAGCTCTTCCATTGAAAGGGTTTCCATTTATGTAATAaactgttattttattcttcCTCTCATGTTATAAAGCCATGTCATGTGTCTAATGACTTTGGATCAAGCTCCTTGTTCAGCTTGGCCTCCCCTTTCTCTTTGTGATTCTCTCCTCCGTCTCTTGCCCCTATCAGTGTCGGTCTCTGTCACTCCCTCTGCTGTTCTCCAGCTGGGCAGCGAGGCAACGCTGCAGTGTGACGTCAGAGGTCTGGATGaaggttgtgaagtgcagtggAAGAGTCCGAACGCAGGTTTACCTGAAGGGACGTCGACAACTCAACTCAAACCTGTAACAAACTTACATGATGGGACCTGGCAGTGTGTCATCACCTATGGCGGCAACCAGATCAGTGAAAGTCTGACCATAAGCGTACAAGGTAATACACATGTACTAGAAATGAAGACCCTTATACACTTATGTGGTTTAAAGAAAAAgtaagatgtgtttttgttcttcagaGCCGCCTCCTACACCAGCAACAACTTCACTGTCCAGCTCAAAGGACAGCCCAAAGACCCCCTTGGCTATTGTGTGTACAGTTTTTGCAgaacttctcaaaatgattctTCACTGAATGTGTAACTgattcttgtaatttttttctttctcctatGTGAACGCTAACAAACACAGACTGCAAAAGTCATAATTGCACTCCAATAAGCGCGTACAAAAGCCCCGTCTAATGTTTCTCATAACGTCTCTCAGAATGGACGTCACACAGTTCAATAAACAGGTGCCACTAACATTCACAGtgagaaaaaatgtcagtaaatgaaaaagaataacaataaaatatctaCTACAAAAGCCCTCCTCCACCAAATGGGCttgttttccttcagtttgCTGAGGGTGAAATTTGggtgattgtttttttgtttttagttttgtaaagaaatgttttgttactttgttgctgttactgctgtgacaaataaaaaaatcatctttctGTGAAACTGTGCGTTCTGCCTCTTTTCTTACCGCaacttctctttttattttcagttattttttccacATCCTGGTTACAGATATAATGTGGCGAAATTGCACAATTAGTGTGTGAGAATAATCTCAGAGAGCGTACAGTTGAACTCTTTGAGCTGGGTTTTACAGTGACCTACAGCTTACCAAAGAGTGGACTTCTCTTCAGATGTTTTCTGCCTTCTACAGTTTTTGCATCCTTGTTCTCTTATTTTTGATTAAGGGAGCTGATCCCAAGCAcggttctcctggcaaccgccaaacccagattcattcatcagattgccagatggaggaGCTTGATTCGTCACTCTAGAGAACAAGTCTCCACTGCTGTAGAATCCAGTGGTGGcgtgttttactttttttttttttttacatgtgctcggtgatgtaaggcttggatgcagctgcttggccatgaaaacccattccatgaagctctctacacactgttcttgagttaatctgatggccacatgaagtttgaaggtctgtagtgactgactctgcagaaagttggcgacttGTGCACAATGTGCACCTCagcccgctctgtgattttacatggcctaccacttcatggctgagttgctgtcattcccatttgcttccactttgttatagtaccactaacagctgactgtggaatattgagtagtgaggaaattttatGACTAGACtcgttgcacaggtggcatctcatcacagtaccacactggaattcactgagctcctgagagtgatcCATtcatttgtagaagcagtctgcatgtctaggtgcttggttttacacacctgtgaccatggaagtgattggaacgcctgaatttaattatttggatgggtgagtgaaatTTTTGGCGACATATGTCATGGTcctgttttgagtttcttttgtgaagttttgttttttgttttatttctagtTTAGTATTAGGATTttagtttgcctttgttttctgtttaggttTCCATGCTAGTTCTGGTTTCCCTTTGTTCTGGTcttccgtgtgttcctgtgtgtgttgtctgtgttttggcccatctgtgtttagtttcccttcccgttgtttccttgtgtggtGTTCAGGTTCCCTCTCCCTTAGCTctagtttagttctccctgtgtttcccTTAGTGTCCCTCCCTTGTTTTGTGTCTGTCTTCCTCATGTTGTCTTTCCCATagtctgtgttcaggtgtttGTGTTATCCCTccggtgtcaagtctgtgttatgttttgctCCTTCCTATGTCCTCCTTTTCTATCATTATTCCCAAGTCAGTGTTGGTTCTCAAGTCTTAttcccttgtctcatgtcttgtgtttagttggACTTCCGAAGGTTTCCCTGTGTTGTatttaggtttctgttttggtcatgttcagattccctctgtgtgtcagtctccctgtgttaagtctgcatgtattaggttaggttacttcctgttttattttgacagtcctttgtCCGGTGTGTTTGTATTTAGGTTGCTTCCCCGTGTCGTTTGCATAATTATGTTCAGCCGTACCCTCCTcatccctttgtgtatttagtgCCTGTGTTTTCCCCTGGTCTTTGTCGCATTGTCAGTTAATCACAGTTTGTTCCTACTGCTGTGTCCTTCATGTTATGCTTCCAGTGGTATCATGTTTATGCTCCACATTGATGGTTTAAGATTATGCTTCTAGTTATGTCAAGTTATGTTTAAGTCAAGACtctttattaaaatttaaagtttACTCTAAGCTCCTCATCTTGTgaagtcctgcactggggttcTCCACTATGTcagccacagcagcaaacaTGACAAGATAGGGTATACTGAAACTCAATATACATCTGGACTATGAGCACGTCACAAGAAAAGAAGGATGAAGAATGTGCAGGATGTAACTGGGCTGTGTGACATCACTGTTTTCTTAGTACTGACCAGCTATCTCCATGTTGTCTCCAGAAGCAGCTCTGGGCTCCATGCATACAGCAAGGCAAAATATCTTTACACAGTatgtaaaaatagaaaacacagtGTTCAGAACATTTAGCTTAAGTCTTTTTTGCAGTTCtacaaaatatgaaataaaaacagtggtTGAACCATTGCTCAACCCTCAACTCTAACCACTTTCAGATTTTCAAAGTGATGTAGCAAACCGTTAGTATAAACTAAATTACGTATTCAAAGCCATATTCATGGGTTCTAATTTCATgcacaaaaagggaaaaatggtTTATCACAGTGGCTctgatttgattttaaataatCTTCCTCTTCCCTGTCTTCTCTCTGTGCCTTTGAGATTTCATCTATAATTGGTATCAAGTGTGAACAATTTTGCATTGTTGTGTTTAAGAAAGGATATCTATGCTGCAGTTGTGCTTACCCTTTGGCTTGTGTGCTTAGCATTGTACATCACTGTGCtaattctttttgtgtgtgtgtgtgtgtgtgtgtggggggggggtgataatGTGTAGGATGTTTTGCGAAAAGATGAAAAGAGATCTGCAAAATATGTTTATCTAGACAAAAACTGTTTAAAGTTCCAGAAGAGTGTTTGATTGAATAAAGTGGTTTAGACCTTTGACAGCTGGTTCAGAGAATGGGAGTTGGTGTCACTTAGAAAAACTCTAATCCCCAATTTGACTTTTACTTGCTACAAAGTGTTTGAACAGCAACACATATCAATCAAAGCAATGATTATAAAGCACTGAATTCAATGTGAAATTAAATCTTTTCtgtcaagctttttttttttttagacacatttattttattatagagAGAAACACTTTGGttctatagaaataaaatgtatttacttaCTTTACTGTGAATGAAACCCATGATTTTTGGATTAAATCCAGGAGGATCTGTTTTTAAGTATCATCAGTATTTAAAAATTCTTCACAAAATGTTACTGCATGCCAATACCTGCTGCTTCTCATTGTGTTTCTTTATATGACAGGAAACATACCCATGCCTACCATGTCtgtattacattacatttataCAATTATCAAGTGTAGCCTATAGCAAAAACATTGCAGATGTAAAAGCACAGTttcaatattcatattcctgttGGGAGTGAAGTGAAATACAACCCCTGTGGTCTGGTGCACGAGGTCTCCTGATCCTGGAAAAGCCTGAGCAGATCTGTGTAAAGCAACAAGACATTTATCTTAATAAAGATAAATGGCCATAATTTTCTGCTTCTTGTAACATAACATTAGAGGAACACGCTggagtttaatttaaaataagtgACTATCCTCTAAGTATGGGAGTGAAAGGTGATTTTCATGGAAAGACAATAAAGGAAAGAATGAAAACCTCGTACCACGGCAGCACGAATGGGCAGTTTTgttatgttgttttgtttagaGGTAAGGCGGAGATGAACTCCTATTTAGTACTTCAGTAACAAAttctatgtattttttaaattctgttcatCAAAATAAATTTATTGTTCTAAAATTCTACCCAAGGAGATTTTCCCTTGACAGTTTCTCACAAAAAATAAGAtgcatttgttgttttcttttgcttttgctcGTTTTACAATCTCCAGAGGGTTAATATCCCCAtcagcctctctctctgtctctataCGTTTAGATATATACACGTAATGCTGACAGCTATTTCTGCCATCTTTCCTTGACCTCATGGAATTTTACATCAAAATCAAGGAAGAACAAATTGACCACAACCATtgtttgcccagtgttttgtgttttttctgtgagcttcagtttttgttgtatttctgcTGTGTTCCCAAGTTTGTTTACAGTTTAGATTCCTAGTTTGTTATAGTTTCTGAATCCTGTTATTTGTTATAGTTATTGTATTTCATTCTGGTTTccctttattatttttgtcttcCACGAGTCTTTGTGTTCCTGCGTCTGTCTTGGTTCCTTGTCTcgtgtcttgtgtttagtttcacttcctcTTGTTTCCCTGTATGTTGTTATTGTGGTGTTTGTTTAGTCATGTTTAAATTCCCTCCAGTAAAACACAAAGAATCAAATATCAAACCCTAAGACTACATTATAatcatgaaaacaaaataatgaaactcAGCCAAAAAGTAATCAAAACTACCAGAACAGCCCCCAAATGGTCCAACAACATGGATAATAGCTGTCATGGGTTCAGTTATAATCTGAATACATTGCATGGTGACTCCAATCAGTAGTGGTCTattacatacatattattaGTGATACAAATTACTCATCATGATCATATTGTTCACCATTTCTCAAAAGATGCAAATGTTTTAGCACCAGAGCACAGAAGGAGTTTTCTTTAAGAAGGTTTTtatagttttgttgtttttattcttttagatTTTCATTCATAATATCAGGTCAAGATGCTTCCAGCAACCGGATCTCAGGTGGTCGACAACCAAAACGTTTTAGCTGAAAATACACTTCTTATTACATCAAGTTGAATCTACcgtcaaatgtacactttacAGCAATATTTGTAAAGGcttgtgtttgtttaatttctctACAGCTTTCACATAGTCTggttcactttctctctctcccattCTCTTTGCAACATCAACTCATGTAGCTGTTGATGTCCAGCTACATCTGCTGCAGTGTTGTCCATAATGCAGCAGCACAAGCAGGACAGTAACATGCACAggtgtgagtcttttgttatggaggaaaaaagcattcatTTATTAGAGGAGCcttgttatttaaatatgccaatagttaaTTTTTGAGTCATTTCTCATGTAGCTACATCTatagctgaatgttaataaaagtgcccATGTGACATTttggacatgtagctttgactcaaaagtgcctttttgtttataccttttgggaagaaaaaatatcgagatatatatcatatatcgccattcagctaaaaaatatcaagatattagttttggtccatattgcccagccctaatataAGAGCCCCAGAGAGCtggaggcaatgagcagcccaccaGCCCCCCAGCACGAACTGAGAATGCGGCCCCAAGGCCCTGAGCACCCAACACCCAGCAGGAAACTGGAGTGTGGGAAGACACGCATCCCCTCCTCCTACTCAACATATTTGgggtctgtgtgtatgtgcatgggtgtgtgactggcatatatatgtgtgtgtatatgacctgtgtgtgcgtgtgtgcgtgcatgcgtgcatgcacATGTGTGAACAGCTaggcctgggtctgtggcttgctgagccttggccccTCTGGGATACGgttgcggagggtgggagttacccttCCCTACCGCTCCCCATTGATCGTCACTGCCGCCTctgggatgtgggtgcctgTGGGTCCTGGGGTACATGGacggatgtcttggcgtggcttTTGGCCCGTtcccttggcggctgtggcctgggggtggcttgggcctctttggcatgtgggagggggggggctctgcttaGTGTTGGGTGGTTCCTGGGCATCTGGGGCCTTGGGGCCGTGTTCCATGCTGGGGGGGGCCGGCCTACCaggggggtgggctgctcattgcctctggctctctgggctcttgcccattgactgtgggggctccgtctggggtttccctccttcctcctctggggtgtgcgcacggttgccattgggatgtgtggcttcgggtcttctgagctcctggtgggccaTGGATGACccaggtcccctgggtctttccctgcttCCCTCTGGATCCCGAGGGGCGTGGTTgcggcttcttgccctcattatagagtatgttccatgacagaggaacacacagaggaacacgcacacattactacaaactacagcaagactgtatgtatgtgtgtgtgtgtatatatatatatatatatatatatatatatatatatatatatatatatatatatatatatatatatatatatatatatatatatagatagtgtgtgtatgtatgtgtatctaTTTATGTATCTATtaattttttctgttctctccccccttttttttctgtcttctctttctctttctatctctcttcttctcttccttcctGTCTGTCACATCGAGCGATaataataatccatccatccatccatccatccattttcttccgcttatccggggccgggtcgcgggggcagaagcctaagcagagaagcccaagcttccctctccccagccacctcctccagctcatccggagggaccccaaggcgttcccaggccagccgagatacataatctctccagcgtgtcctgggtctaccacggggcctcttcccggtgggacatgcccggaacacctcacccaggaggcggccaggaggcatcctaatcagatgcccgagccacctcaactggctcctttcgatgtggaggagcagcggctctactctgagcccctcccggatggccgcactccttaccttatctctaagggagaggccagccacccttcgaaggaaactcatttctgccgcttgtattcgcgatcttattctttcggtcactacccaaagctcgtgaccataggtgagggtaggaacgtagatcgaccggtaaatcgagagcttcgcttttacgctaagctccctcttcaccacgacggaccggtgcagcgtccgcatcactgcagaagcagccccaatccgcctgtcgatctcccgttcccttcgcccatcact
This window of the Archocentrus centrarchus isolate MPI-CPG fArcCen1 chromosome 16, fArcCen1, whole genome shotgun sequence genome carries:
- the LOC115794874 gene encoding roundabout homolog 2-like, whose translation is MKMIVWFVFVLGARSAAGDVFIAKVGQKVTLNCEVSSYRRSLVWRRGDDLLCSVDQRGFNRKGTIDLAKRSAVRHVNLEISGVRETDAGKFTCLADQTLREHSLVVVSVSVSVTPSAVLQLGSEATLQCDVRGLDEGCEVQWKSPNAGLPEGTSTTQLKPVTNLHDGTWQCVITYGGNQISESLTISVQEPPPTPATTSLSSSKDSPKTPLAIVCTVFAELLKMILH